A portion of the Fulvia fulva chromosome 1, complete sequence genome contains these proteins:
- a CDS encoding UDP-galactose transporter 1 gives MATQNGSIRHRQPDGNLPNLANGPTIAGKNDVSLTTDSKAKDSANTTNLFICVGGIYASFLTWGVLQERITTTNYGTETSREVFKYPVVINTVQSLFAAALGYVYILLTRKHAADLPIYPSKKILWPLSLVAVTSSLASPFGYASLQHVDYITFILAKSCKLLPVMFLHVTLYRKKYPFYKYAVVALVTAGVAVFTLHSGSGSKKKGNQSGNSIYGLGLLGVNLLFDGLTNSTQDDIYASFRPYTGQQMMCALNIMSTFLTSTFLLVSPYLVQSGLGALTGIDVKGAGELQEALSFVQRHPAVGWDILGFAACGAMGQVFIFMTLSIFGSLLLVTVTVTRKMLTMILSVVWFGHTLSAMQWLGVGLVFGGVGVEAQLSKREKERKMKEKKAKA, from the coding sequence ATGGCCACCCAAAATGGCTCCATCCGCCATCGACAACCAGACGGAAACCTCCCCAACCTCGCCAACGGCCCCACAATAGCAGGCAAGAACGACGTATCCCTCACAACCGACTCCAAAGCCAAAGACTCCGCGAACACAACCAACCTCTTCATCTGCGTAGGCGGAATCTACGCCTCCTTCCTCACCTGGGGCGTGCTCCAAGAACGCATCACAACCACCAACTACGGCACCGAAACGTCCCGCGAAGTCTTCAAATACCCCGTCGTCATCAACACCGTCCAATCGCTCTTCGCGGCAGCTCTGGGGTATGTTTATATCCTCCTCACGCGGAAGCACGCCGCGGATTTACCAATTTACCCCTCGAAGAAGATCTTGTGGCCGTTGTCGCTGGTGGCTGTGACGAGTTCGCTCGCGAGTCCGTTTGGGTATGCGAGTTTGCAGCATGTGGATTATATCACTTTCATCCTCGCGAAATCGTGCAAACTGTTGCCGGTTATGTTCTTACACGTTACGCTGTACCGGAAGAAGTATCCCTTCTACAAGTACGCCGTGGTGGCACTCGTGACCGCCGGCGTGGCCGTCTTCACACTCCACTCCGGCTCCGGGTCGAAGAAGAAGGGGAACCAGAGCGGGAACAGTATCTACGGTCTAGGACTCCTGGGCGTGAACCTCCTCTTCGACGGCCTCACGAACTCGACGCAGGATGATATTTATGCGTCGTTCAGACCCTATACTGGACAACAGATGATGTGCGCCCTGAACATCATGTCGACATTCCTCACATCCACCTTCCTATTAGTCTCCCCGTACCTAGTGCAAAGTGGCCTAGGAGCCCTAACCGGCATCGACGTCAAGGGTGCCGGGGAACTACAGGAAGCGTTAAGCTTCGTGCAAAGGCACCCAGCTGTCGGTTGGGACATTTTAGGGTTTGCAGCTTGTGGTGCGATGGGGCAGGTGTTCATCTTCATGACCTTGTCGATTTTTGGGAGTTTGTTGTTGGTGACGGTTACAGTCACGAGGAAGATGTTGACGATGATTCTGTCGGTGGTGTGGTTTGGGCATACGTTGAGTGCTATGCAGTGGTTGGGAGTTGGTCTGGTGTTTGGTGGTGTGGGGGTGGAAGCACAGCTGTCGAAGAGGGAGAAGGAACGGAAGATGAAGGAGAAGAAGGCCAAGGCATGA
- a CDS encoding Acetoacetyl-CoA synthetase — protein sequence MAVPEHVPQPVWFPSNAGTTPMDGYRRHINRKFYQNLKTTQDVHRWSVHRPQDFWIHLWKWLKLTPALPPGTTQAYDPAIPMSQNPEFFPGLQMNYAENALFSNPNDDAVALIGLRDDTNLDATDGETLTWHQYREQVRLTASALKHCGVKKGDRVAAVVATSMWAVVLYHASASMGAIFTSISPDLGSEGCVSRLQQVTPTILFVDSHTVYKGKTVSTSSKLDSIMERLEPKPLVYVVPIEPERTKHQTIDHFLEMADPADPLVFTRVPFNYPLLICYSSGTTGAPKCIVHQHGLILQLKKIAVLHNSSTPDDIILQYSSTSWVVFYVMCGYIAAGAKTILYNGSPMYPDTNQLLRMIQKYRVTYFGTSPRYLLELEMSKGIPKNDFDLSSLRIVYTTGATLSSEQYRWFYRSFPAHIHLCNTAGGTDIATSLIAADPCGPIYAGDRMQILALGHDVDIADPETGDSIMMSGEAGELIIRSPFPSMPCFFWGDHDGSRYRSSYFERFHGIDVWAQHDWLQYNPKTGGMIMHGRSDGVLNPSGIRFGSGEIYSIVESPLFTDQISNSLCVGRRRPQDKDEDVFLFVVMLPSQQLTPELSQKIKAAIKNGLSPRHVPKFLIAVPEIPTTINGKKVEAAVKQTISGKDIIPSNTVSNPGSIDFFKRFRELEHEPRASRL from the exons ATGGCCGTTCCAGAGCATGTACCGCAGCCAGTATGGTTTCCCTCCAATGCCGGCACGACACCTATGGACGGCTATCGACGACACATTAACAGGAAGTTCTACCAGAATCTGAAGACTACCCAAGATGTACATAGATGGAGTGTCCACCGGCCCCAGGACTTCTGGATCCATCTGTGGAAATGGCTGAAGCTGACGCCTGCTCTACCTCCAGGAACGACACAGGCTTACGACCCAGCCATCCCCATGAGCCAAAATCCTGAATTCTTTCCAGGTCTACAGATGAACTACGCAGAGAATGCGCTCTTCTCAAATCCAAATGACGATGCTGTTGCCCTCATTGGCCTTCGAGATGACACCAACCTCGATGCAACCGACGGCGAGACTTTGACTTGGCATCAATACAGAGAGCAGGTACGTCTCACTGCAAGTGCATTGAAGCATTGCGGCGTAAAGAAGGGCGATAGAGTCGCCGCTGTTGTCGCAACCTCGATGTGGGCCGTGGTGCTATACCACGCATCAGCCAGCATGGGAGCAATCTTCACATCGATCAGTCCTGACCTTGGTTCGGAAGGGTGTGTGTCCCGATTGCAGCAGGTTACTCCTACCATACTCTTCGTGGACTCCCATACGGTATACAAGGGAAAGACTGTGTCCACATCCTCGAAGTTGGACAGCATTATGGAACGTCTCGAACCGAAGCCTCTGGTCTATGTCGTGCCAATAGAGCCGGAACGTACAAAGCATCAGACGATCGACCACTTCCTGGAAATGGCTGATCCGGCTGATCCTTTGGTCTTCACTCGCGTACCGTTCAATTACCCACTCTTAATATGCTACTCCTCAGGCACGACCGGTGCACCCAAGTGTATAGTACACCAGCACGGCCTCATCCTACAGCTGAAAAAGATTGCCG TCCTTCATAACTCTTCAACTCCAGACGATATCATCTTGCAGTACTCCTCGACTTCATGGGTTGTTTTCTATGTAATGTGCGGGTACATTGCCGCCGGTGCTAAGACAATACTGTACAACGGCAGTCCG ATGTACCCAGACACCAATCAGCTTCTGCGAATGATTCAGAAGTATCGCGTGACCTACTTCGGTACCTCACCACGATATCTGCTTGAGCTAGAAATGAGCAAGGGCATACCGAAGAACGATTTCGACTTGTCTTCCTTGCGTATAGTCTATACGACTGGCGCCACTCTATCGTCAGAACAGTACCGATGGTTCTACCGCTCGTTTCCAGCCCATATCCACCTTTGCAATACAGCTGGAGGGACAGACATAGCAACATCACTGATCGCAGCCGACCCTTGTGGCCCGATATATGCTGGAGA CAGGATGCAGATACTTGCGCTTGGGCACGACGTGGATATTGCAGACCCCGAGACTGGCGACTCTATCATGATGTCTGGTGAAGCTGGAGAACTCATTATCAGGTCGCCATTCCCTAGCATGCCTTGCTTCTTTTG GGGGGACCACGATGGATCACGATATAGATCTTCTTACTTCGAACGATTCCATGGAATAGATGTATGGGCGCAGCACGATTGGCTTCAATACAACCCGAAGACTGGAGGCATGATCATGCATGGACGATCTGACGGGGTCTTGA ATCCGTCTGGCATTCGCTTTGGCTCTGGAGAA ATCTACTCAATAGTCGAGTCTCCACTCTTCACTGACCAGATATCGAATAGTCTCTGTGTGGGGCGCAGAAGGCCACAAGATAAGGACGAAGATG TGTTCCTTTTCGTGGTCATGTTACCTAGTCAGCAACTGACTCCAGAACTATCTCAGAAGATCAAAGCAGCAATCAAGAATGGACTATCGCCTCGCCACGTTCCCAAATTTTTGATAGCAGTGCCAGAAATCCCGACTACCATCAACGGCAAGAAGGTCGAGGCTGCTGTGAAACAGACGATCAGCGGCAAAGACATCATACCAAGCAACACCGTCTCGAATCCAGGATCGATCGACTTCTTCAAGCGGTTCCGAGAGCTCGAACATGAGCCAAGAGCGAGCAGACTATAG
- a CDS encoding Dynactin, isoform, whose translation MSTPALSVGQKVELNDGRIGTIRYLGSTSFAAGEWVGVELEEATGKNDGSVQAKRYFECAAAHGIFCRDSGIKDVLPEPKPKAKPAGNGAPVKGRPSSIQGTLNGTRRQTLQQDAPGRRVSTLQNSPTPAGRVPSGIRSPVKSPTKQLGTNGTSSASTSRTGTPPVTGKKPVAAGAAKPSRASMLPPSTVGAAAGRRTSTLPSAGATRAARQAPPSTTTSRSSAMSKTSAVSRAAPSTRPGLQERLRAAKEESTGDEASERSSVLSPRESAASEVASQDEAESEMDERDDTITNFAPPPVPPVPQEPPPPLSRSRRTSSPGASIHSQRTLRSGAASNREIEELQTKVRLLERKRTEDRELKQSLEKAERERDQYKGIIEKLQDKYRPWGAEIEKLKKELAEYQKRVEDVDEMQARHEVELEAALVDREFAEEQAESFKENLETLRSKNEEYELELDILRQEKEGYSTATTPEDRASVGWLQLERTNDRLREALLSLRDMTQDKEAELKEEIDALEEQVKDMESMKGQFEGTKEQLLRSQSQCEELQQRLEAAEVADEMIENLGEENENLRLKMNELRGAIEDLEALKELNDELEINHVEAEKQMQEELDFKDSLLLDRERTAREQQQQLDQADYNINRFRELVTQLQSDLQDLEASKQISESEAAQLSSKSRAMMDLNHKLQSSAAKTQVKTIDLELRKLDAEQASEHLAIIQLFLPDSFEAERDSVLSLLRFKRIGFKANLIQSFVKERIASFGTRAQDEAVFAACDALDKLTWITGVADQLVNSISSCSANTFAQYGGALYELEVVERTMNDYVDALRRDDLNEADMPVRLGRSIEVMTHLSSLHLHNGLADHADDLINRALLLQSRLDSATTAFTLTKTMIQKHLPIPSDEDDEDDDGSTSDTALIVNRLKSIIEQTRNAKVVSGKTHRALSDLQVSHMTLDQRFVEYFEKVESVVSQIATYACQCGSSLQETFFEEGRNEPFTPSEVAAVLSRVATSLFSLPSAEAGPYATLATKLRDLSSLLTDLSALPTDIDNTVEFERAPAPWVARAEELKQTKITSGEVEAELTRTLESVRERDSALRQKETELEEQSVRIEMLEARMKDASKRSAKIAELERSLREAKENEAKAKGELKNARQESQRDLDRVRDEMGRLAEARKTSGRSRELDGDAMGASVRITIKRQEYKIAGLEGAVRYLKEDNHRLRLPAATAPVATQSSIGWLKDPLQKPQKASKVLQREGSKALEQLLVLASQPPSIDLTKMPENKLAWRPAKESSRWQIEHRNEEWADWKQWREELISRATMSMPRGGRVATNGVAA comes from the coding sequence TGTCGCGACAGTGGCATAAAGGATGTGCTGCCGGAGCCCAAACCAAAGGCCAAGCCGGCGGGCAATGGCGCTCCGGTCAAAGGCAGGCCGAGCAGCATACAGGGAACATTGAATGGCACGAGGCGGCAGACACTGCAGCAGGATGCACCAGGCAGGAGAGTGAGCACGCTACAGAACAGTCCGACACCCGCAGGAAGAGTCCCTAGTGGTATCAGGTCGCCAGTCAAGTCACCGACCAAGCAGCTCGGCACCAATGGAACATCCAGCGCCTCAACCTCGAGGACTGGAACACCACCGGTCACTGGCAAGAAACCTGTTGCAGCAGGTGCTGCAAAACCGAGTAGAGCTAGCATGCTTCCACCGAGCACAGTGGGCGCAGCTGCAGGGCGGAGGACGTCTACCCTTCCCTCAGCAGGCGCAACGAGGGCAGCTCGACAAGCACCGCCATCGACCACCACCTCGAGGAGTTCTGCCATGTCGAAGACGTCCGCGGTCTCGCGGGCAGCACCTAGCACCCGACCTGGATTGCAGGAGCGATTACGAGCTGCAAAAGAAGAGTCCACGGGTGACGAGGCCAGTGAGCGCTCTAGTGTGCTGTCGCCCAGAGAAAGCGCAGCATCAGAAGTCGCAAGTCAAGATGAGGCCGAAAGTGAGATGGACGAGCGAGACGACACTATTACCAACTTCGCACCTCCGCCAGTACCACCCGTTCCACAAGAGCCACCACCTCCTCTATCAAGGTCAAGACGGACCTCCTCGCCTGGTGCGTCTATACATTCTCAACGCACTCTACGTAGTGGAGCCGCTTCCAACCGAGAGATCGAGGAGTTGCAGACAAAGGTGCGCTTACTGGAGCGCAAGCGAACCGAAGATCGAGAGCTCAAGCAGAGCCTGGAGAAGGCAGAACGCGAGCGTGACCAGTACAAGGGTATCATAGAAAAGCTGCAGGACAAATACCGGCCTTGGGGTGCAGAAATTGAGAAGCTGAAGAAAGAGCTAGCAGAGTACCAGAAGCGAGTAGAGGACGTGGACGAGATGCAAGCAAGACACGAAGTCGAATTGGAAGCGGCCTTGGTCGATCGGGAGTTTGCTGAAGAGCAGGCGGAAAGTTTCAAGGAGAACCTTGAAACTCTTCGCTCGAAGAATGAAGAGTATGAGCTAGAGCTTGACATTTTGCGCCAAGAGAAAGAAGGATACAGTACCGCAACGACTCCGGAGGACCGCGCGAGCGTTGGGTGGCTTCAGCTGGAGAGGACAAACGATCGTCTACGAGAGGCACTCCTCAGTCTTCGCGATATGACCCAGGACAAGGAAGCGGAGCTTAAAGAGGAGATCGACGCCCTGGAAGAGCAAGTCAAAGACATGGAAAGCATGAAGGGCCAGTTCGAGGGCACGAAAGAACAACTTCTTCGCAGCCAAAGCCAGTGTGAGGAGCTCCAGCAGCGACTAGAGGCCGCTGAGGTCGCCGATGAAATGATCGAGAATCTTGGTGAGGAGAACGAAAACCTTCGTCTCAAGATGAATGAACTGCGCGGAGCCATTGAGGACCTTGAAGCTCTGAAAGAATTGAACGACGAGCTCGAAATCAATCATGTTGAAGCCGAGAAGCAGATGCAAGAGGAGCTTGACTTCAAGGACAGTTTACTTCTGGACCGTGAGCGAACCGCGAGAGAACAGCAGCAGCAGCTCGATCAGGCTGACTATAACATCAACCGCTTCAGGGAGCTTGTCACTCAGCTACAGAGTGATCTGCAAGATCTAGAGGCCAGCAAGCAGATATCCGAATCGGAAGCTGCCCAGCTGTCAAGCAAATCGCGAGCCATGATGGATCTTAACCACAAGCTACAATCAAGCGCCGCCAAGACACAGGTCAAGACAATCGATCTCGAGCTGCGAAAGCTGGACGCAGAACAAGCTTCTGAGCATCTGGCGATCATCCAGCTGTTCTTGCCCGACTCTTTCGAGGCTGAACGTGACAGTGTTCTGTCACTTCTACGCTTCAAGCGCATCGGTTTCAAGGCCAACTTGATACAGAGCTTTGTCAAGGAGCGGATCGCTTCGTTCGGCACTCGAGCCCAAGATGAGGCGGTCTTTGCAGCATGCGATGCGCTCGACAAATTGACATGGATTACTGGAGTGGCAGATCAACTGGTCAACTCTATTAGCAGCTGCAGCGCAAACACGTTCGCGCAGTACGGCGGCGCACTGTACGAGCTCGAAGTCGTCGAGCGAACCATGAATGACTATGTCGATGCGCTGCGGCGTGATGATCTCAACGAAGCGGACATGCCTGTCCGTCTCGGCAGATCGATCGAGGTCATGACACATCTGTCGAGTCTACATCTACACAACGGGTTGGCAGACCATGCGGACGACCTCATAAACAGGGCATTGTTGTTGCAAAGTCGACTCGACAGCGCCACCACGGCATTCACGTTGACCAAGACGATGATTCAGAAGCACTTGCCAATACCTTCGGATGAGGACGACGAAGATGATGACGGCAGTACGTCTGATACTGCGCTGATCGTGAACCGACTCAAGTCCATCATTGAGCAGACGAGGAACGCGAAGGTTGTTTCCGGGAAAACACATCGGGCTCTCTCCGATCTACAAGTCAGCCACATGACCCTGGATCAACGTTTCGTGGAATACTTCGAGAAGGTTGAGTCCGTCGTCTCGCAGATAGCGACATACGCGTGCCAGTGCGGGTCCAGCCTGCAAGAGACGTTCTTCGAAGAGGGCCGTAACGAACCTTTCACGCCATCAGAGGTGGCAGCTGTGCTCTCGCGAGTCGCTACAAGCTTGTTCTCGCTACCCAGCGCTGAGGCTGGACCGTACGCCACTCTTGCCACCAAACTTCGTGATCTCAGTAGCCTGTTGACCGATCTCTCTGCGCTACCTACTGATATTGACAACACAGTTGAGTTCGAACGAGCTCCAGCGCCATGGGTGGCTCGGGCGGAAGAGCTCAAGCAGACCAAGATAACATCTGGCGAGGTTGAAGCCGAGCTGACGAGAACGCTGGAATCTGTGCGCGAGCGCGACAGTGCCCTCAGACAGAAGGAAACCGAGCTCGAGGAGCAGAGTGTGCGCATCGAAATGCTCGAGGCCAGGATGAAAGATGCCAGCAAGCGATCTGCTAAGATCGCTGAGCTTGAGCGTAGCCTACGAGAAGCAAAGGAGAACGAAGCCAAGGCCAAGGGCGAGCTTAAAAATGCACGACAAGAATCGCAGCGTGACCTTGATCGTGTACGCGATGAGATGGGACGACTGGCTGAGGCACGCAAGACAAGTGGCCGTAGCCGAGAGCTCGATGGCGATGCAATGGGCGCGAGTGTAAGGATCACGATCAAACGGCAGGAATACAAGATTGCTGGTCTTGAAGGTGCCGTGAGGTATCTCAAGGAGGACAATCATCGCCTACGACTACCCGCCGCAACTGCACCAGTGGCCACGCAGTCAAGCATCGGCTGGCTGAAAGATCCATTGCAGAAGCCACAAAAGGCTTCGAAAGTGCTGCAAAGAGAAGGCAGCAAGGCCCTCGAGCAGTTGCTGGTGCTTGCATCGCAGCCACCCAGCATCGACCTTACGAAGATGCCGGAGAATAAGCTTGCCTGGCGACCGGCGAAAGAAAGTAGTCGTTGGCAAATCGAACACAGGAACGAAGAATGGGCTGACTGGAAGCAGTGGCGGGAAGAGCTCATCAGTAGAGCAACAATGTCGATGCCCAGAGGCGGCAGGGTGGCGACGAATGGCGTTGCGGCATAG